One window of Amaranthus tricolor cultivar Red isolate AtriRed21 chromosome 13, ASM2621246v1, whole genome shotgun sequence genomic DNA carries:
- the LOC130797821 gene encoding flowering-promoting factor 1-like protein 2, with product MSGVWVFKNNGVIRLVENPQAEQEGSEQVRARRPNKVLVYLPTGQVISSYDILERILKSLGWEMYLGSDPNLIQFHRKNSIDLISLPSGFSKFNSVYMYDIVIKNSNVFQVRDV from the coding sequence ATGTCAGGAGTTTGGGTGTTTAAAAATAATGGAGTGATTCGATTGGTAGAGAACCCACAAGCCGAGCAAGAAGGAAGTGAGCAAGTAAGAGCAAGAAGACCAAATAAGGTGCTGGTTTACTTGCCAACTGGGCAAGTTATCTCATCGTATGACATTCTCGAAAGAATACTTAAAAGTTTAGGGTGGGAGATGTACTTAGGTTCTGATCCAAATCTTATCCAATTTCATAGGAAGAACTCTATCGATTTGATTTCACTTCCAAGCGGCTTCTCTAAATTTAATTCTGTTTATATGTACGATATTGTCATCAAGAATTCCAATGTCTTCCAAGTTCGTGATGTTTAG